The genomic stretch CCACCATCCGTCCAGGATGGAGAGGTTGATCACGCCGTTGATCGCCGCCTTCATCCCCGAGGTGCCGCTCGCCTCCATCGGCGGCAGCGGGTTGTTCAGCCAGAGATCAACCCCGTGAACCAGGTACTGGGCCATCTGTTCGCCATAATCCTCCACAAAGGCGATCTTCCCCCCGAACTCCGAGGACTGCGCATAGCGGTAGATCCGGCGGAGCACATCCTGACCCCCGACATCATCCGGATGGGCCTTGCCGGCGAAGATGATCTGGACCGGGTGCCAGCGGTTGTTCACGATCCGCTTCAGCCGTTCGAGGTCGTGGAAGATCAGGTCCGCCCGCTTGTAGGTGGAGAAGCGGCGTGCGAAGCCGATGGTCAGCACGCTCGGGTTCAGGAAGACGCCTTCGGCAACAACGTTCTCGGGCACTTCCTGGTGTTTGGCCCATTTTCGCCGTTTCATCTCCCTGATCCTGTTGATCAGTTTCATCTTCAGCCAGATATGGAGGTGCCAGAGTTCTCCGTCCGGGATCTCGTCCACCAGCTCCCAGATCACCGGGTTGTCATGCTCCATCTGCCAGTAGGGGCATACGGACCCGATATACCGGTCGAAGAGGTCCTCCATCCTGGGGTTGAGCCATGTCTGGAGGTGGACGCCGTTGGTGATCGCATCGATCGGCAGCCGGTCCTCGGGAAGCCCGGGCCAGAGCCCCTTCCACATCCCCCTGGTCACCTCGCCGTGGCGGGCCGAGACGGCATTGTGGTAGGCCGACATCCGCATCGCGAACACGGTCATATTGAAGCCGGCGTGCGGATCGCCGGGATCGGTCCCGAGACCGAGAAATCGGTCCCGTTCGATCCCGAGGCATTCATAATACCCCCGCAGATAGCGGTCCACCATATCGAAGGGGAAGATGTCGGTGCCGGCCGGAAGGGGGGTATGGGTGGTGAACACCGAGGTGCCGCGCACCTGCTCCAGGGCGTCCTCGAAGGAGAAACCCTGCTCGATCCGTTCCCGCACCCGCTCGATGAGGGCAAAGGCCGGGTGGCCCTCGTTGATGTGCACCCCCGAATAGTGGACGCCCAGGTAGGAGAGCACCTTCCTCCCGCCGATGCCGAGCACGATCTCCTGGAGGAGGCGCTCCTCGCGGTCGCCCCCGTAGAGGCGGTGGGAGATCCCCCGGTGTTCCGGACGGTTCTCGGCGATATCGGTGTCAAGGAGGTAGAGGGGCACCCGTCCGACCTGCACCTTCCAGACGGCAACATGGATGGGGGGTTCGATGAGGGGGACACGCACGACGATCTGCCGCCCTGACTCCCCCAGGACGCGGGTGATCGGGGCGGCGTCGCGGTCAAGGATCTCCTCGATGTTCATCTGCGAACCGTCCGTGCCGATATGCTGATGGAGATACCCGGAGGAGTACATGAATCCAACGGCGACGAGGGGAACGCCGAGGTCGGAACACTCCTTGAGATGGTCGCCGGCAAGAAAGCCGAGCCCGCCCGCATAGAAGGGGAGGGAATGATGGAGGCCGTATTCGGCCGAGAAG from Methanofollis fontis encodes the following:
- the glgP gene encoding alpha-glucan family phosphorylase, with translation MTADGMDRSRFDHVPERIGGLVDIAFNLWWSWHPAARVLFKQLNAHAWKESRHNPVQMLREVPVDYLKRAARTPEYLRRYDIIMERYQDYMARKTSWFTGEYSPCRPVTVAYFSAEYGLHHSLPFYAGGLGFLAGDHLKECSDLGVPLVAVGFMYSSGYLHQHIGTDGSQMNIEEILDRDAAPITRVLGESGRQIVVRVPLIEPPIHVAVWKVQVGRVPLYLLDTDIAENRPEHRGISHRLYGGDREERLLQEIVLGIGGRKVLSYLGVHYSGVHINEGHPAFALIERVRERIEQGFSFEDALEQVRGTSVFTTHTPLPAGTDIFPFDMVDRYLRGYYECLGIERDRFLGLGTDPGDPHAGFNMTVFAMRMSAYHNAVSARHGEVTRGMWKGLWPGLPEDRLPIDAITNGVHLQTWLNPRMEDLFDRYIGSVCPYWQMEHDNPVIWELVDEIPDGELWHLHIWLKMKLINRIREMKRRKWAKHQEVPENVVAEGVFLNPSVLTIGFARRFSTYKRADLIFHDLERLKRIVNNRWHPVQIIFAGKAHPDDVGGQDVLRRIYRYAQSSEFGGKIAFVEDYGEQMAQYLVHGVDLWLNNPLPPMEASGTSGMKAAINGVINLSILDGWWVEGYNGRNGWAFGGECVCKDRTDTDAGAIYDLLEQEIVPLYYQTDMDGVPHGWVRTMKESIKSNAPRFCSRRMLKEYVHRYYPRLVSCAGAPLPGAER